A genomic stretch from Nymphalis io chromosome 25, ilAglIoxx1.1, whole genome shotgun sequence includes:
- the LOC126778319 gene encoding uncharacterized protein LOC126778319, which produces MACPILPSKLKTEEIIKGAHVLGPGIEAKFDELKCEILHKIEKEVTDSSNARLYISQKYDELSNKIQYLTELDATVTGFRSDVKAIERHIIELASRVDGMEKRLICKECPSITSSVLGVPK; this is translated from the coding sequence ATGGCATGCCCAATATTGCCCTCAAAGTTGAAGACGGAGGAAATCATAAAAGGGGCCCATGTATTAGGTCCGGGGATAGAGGCTAAGTTCGACGAGTTGAAATGTGAGATTCTACACAAAATCGAGAAGGAAGTTACCGATTCGAGCAACGCAAGACTATATATATCGCAGAAATACGACGAACTTAGCAACAAAATACAGTATCTCACTGAATTGGACGCTACAGTTACCGGATTTAGAAGTGATGTAAAGGCCATCGAGAGACACATCATAGAACTAGCGTCGAGAGTCGACGGTATGGAGAAGAGACTCATTTGTAAGGAGTGTCCATCCATTACGTCATCAGTACTCGGAGTTCCTAAATAA